One window from the genome of Nicotiana tomentosiformis chromosome 5, ASM39032v3, whole genome shotgun sequence encodes:
- the LOC104121153 gene encoding isocitrate dehydrogenase [NADP]-like isoform X1, translating into MSISHLPSKLQPLQSTLSTQFPNYNSSFSGRRSFLYQTPLHFIPLYFHISPEFPVLNLNSLQEMAFQKIKVANPIVEMDGDEMTRVIWKLIKDKLIFPFVELDIKYFDLGLPHRDATDDKVTIESAEATLKYNVAIKCATITPDEGRMKEFNLKHMWKSPNGTIRNILNGTVFREPILCKNVPRLVPGWSKPICIGRHAFGDQYRATDTVIQGPGKLKLVFVPEGKDEKTEFEVYNFTGAGGVALSMYNTDESIRSFAEASMNMAYQKKWPLYLSTKNTILKKYDGRFKDIFQEVYESNWKIKFEEAGIWYEHRLIDDMVAYALKSDGGYVWACKNYDGDVQSDFLAQGFGSLGLMTSILICPDGKTIESEAAHGTVTRHYRVHQKGGETSTNSIASIFAWTRGLAHRAKLDNNAALLDFTKKLEAACIGAVENGKMTKDLALIVHGSKVARHQYVNTEEFIDAVAEELKARLLKAKI; encoded by the exons ATGTCAATTTCGCACTTACCTTCAAAACTTCAACCTCTCCAAAGTACACTGTCTACTCAATTTCCCAACTACAATTCAAGCTTCTCTGGCCGACGAAGCTTTCTTTACCAAACTCCATTACACTTTATACCCCTTTATTTCCATATATCACCAGAATTTCCAGTTCTCAATCTCAATTCTTTACAAGAAATGGCTTTTCAAAAGATCAAAGTGGCTAATCCCATAGTTGAAATGGACG GAGATGAAATGACGCGTGTAATTTGGAAATTAATTAAGGACAAG CTCATCTTTCCCTTTGTGGAGTTGGATATAAAATACTTCGATCTTGGTCTTCCTCACCGTGATGCTACAGATGACAAGGTTACAATTGAAAGTGCTGAGGCTACTTTGAA GTATAATGTAGCAATTAAGTGCGCGACCATCACTCCAG ATGAGGGCCGTATGAAGGAGTTTAACTTGAAGCATATGTGGAAGAGCCCAAACGGGACAATCAGGAACATTCTGAATG GTACCGTGTTCAGGGAACCAATCCTTTGCAAAAACGTTCCCCGACTTGTCCCAG GTTGGTCAAAACCAATATGCATTGGAAGACATGCTTTTGGTGATCAATATCGAGCTACTGATACAGTAATTCAAGGACCTGGAAAACTAAAACTAGTATTTG TACCAGAAGGGAAGGATGAAAAGACCGAGTTTGAGGTTTACAACTTCACTGGTGCTGGTGGAGTAGCTCTGTCCATGTACAACACAGATGAG TCTATTCGCTCTTTTGCTGAAGCTTCTATGAACATGGCGTACCAAAAGAAATGGCCGCTCTATCTTAGCACAAAGAATACCATCCTTAAGAAATATGATGGAAG ATTCAAGGACATATTCCAGGAAGTTTATGAGTCAAATTGGAAAATAAAGTTTGAGGAAGCTGGAATCTG GTATGAACATCGCCTCATCGATGATATGGTTGCTTATGCTTTAAAAAGTGATGGTGGTTATGTATGGGCGTGCAAAAACTATGACGGGGATGTACAAAGTGATTTCTTAGCACAAG GATTCGGATCCCTTGGATTGATGACATCGATTCTG ATATGTCCAGATGGAAAGACCATAGAGTCAGAAGCAGCCCATGGAACTGTGACACGGCACTACAGGGTTCATCAAAAAGGAGGTGAAACCAGCACGAACAGCATTGCCTCGATTTTTGCTTGGACTCGTGGACTTGCACATAG GGCAAAGTTGGACAACAATGCTGCACTCTTGGATTTCACCAAGAAACTAGAAGCAGCTTGCATTGGTGCGGTGGAGAATGGAAAAATGACCAAAGATTTAGCACTTATTGTCCACGGATCCAA GGTTGCTAGACATCAATATGTGAACACTGAAGAGTTCATCGACGCTGTGGCTGAGGAGCTGAAAGCTAGACTTCTGAAAGCGAAGATTTAA
- the LOC104121153 gene encoding isocitrate dehydrogenase [NADP]-like isoform X3 translates to MTRVIWKLIKDKLIFPFVELDIKYFDLGLPHRDATDDKVTIESAEATLKYNVAIKCATITPDEGRMKEFNLKHMWKSPNGTIRNILNGTVFREPILCKNVPRLVPGWSKPICIGRHAFGDQYRATDTVIQGPGKLKLVFVPEGKDEKTEFEVYNFTGAGGVALSMYNTDESIRSFAEASMNMAYQKKWPLYLSTKNTILKKYDGRFKDIFQEVYESNWKIKFEEAGIWYEHRLIDDMVAYALKSDGGYVWACKNYDGDVQSDFLAQGFGSLGLMTSILICPDGKTIESEAAHGTVTRHYRVHQKGGETSTNSIASIFAWTRGLAHRAKLDNNAALLDFTKKLEAACIGAVENGKMTKDLALIVHGSKVARHQYVNTEEFIDAVAEELKARLLKAKI, encoded by the exons ATGACGCGTGTAATTTGGAAATTAATTAAGGACAAG CTCATCTTTCCCTTTGTGGAGTTGGATATAAAATACTTCGATCTTGGTCTTCCTCACCGTGATGCTACAGATGACAAGGTTACAATTGAAAGTGCTGAGGCTACTTTGAA GTATAATGTAGCAATTAAGTGCGCGACCATCACTCCAG ATGAGGGCCGTATGAAGGAGTTTAACTTGAAGCATATGTGGAAGAGCCCAAACGGGACAATCAGGAACATTCTGAATG GTACCGTGTTCAGGGAACCAATCCTTTGCAAAAACGTTCCCCGACTTGTCCCAG GTTGGTCAAAACCAATATGCATTGGAAGACATGCTTTTGGTGATCAATATCGAGCTACTGATACAGTAATTCAAGGACCTGGAAAACTAAAACTAGTATTTG TACCAGAAGGGAAGGATGAAAAGACCGAGTTTGAGGTTTACAACTTCACTGGTGCTGGTGGAGTAGCTCTGTCCATGTACAACACAGATGAG TCTATTCGCTCTTTTGCTGAAGCTTCTATGAACATGGCGTACCAAAAGAAATGGCCGCTCTATCTTAGCACAAAGAATACCATCCTTAAGAAATATGATGGAAG ATTCAAGGACATATTCCAGGAAGTTTATGAGTCAAATTGGAAAATAAAGTTTGAGGAAGCTGGAATCTG GTATGAACATCGCCTCATCGATGATATGGTTGCTTATGCTTTAAAAAGTGATGGTGGTTATGTATGGGCGTGCAAAAACTATGACGGGGATGTACAAAGTGATTTCTTAGCACAAG GATTCGGATCCCTTGGATTGATGACATCGATTCTG ATATGTCCAGATGGAAAGACCATAGAGTCAGAAGCAGCCCATGGAACTGTGACACGGCACTACAGGGTTCATCAAAAAGGAGGTGAAACCAGCACGAACAGCATTGCCTCGATTTTTGCTTGGACTCGTGGACTTGCACATAG GGCAAAGTTGGACAACAATGCTGCACTCTTGGATTTCACCAAGAAACTAGAAGCAGCTTGCATTGGTGCGGTGGAGAATGGAAAAATGACCAAAGATTTAGCACTTATTGTCCACGGATCCAA GGTTGCTAGACATCAATATGTGAACACTGAAGAGTTCATCGACGCTGTGGCTGAGGAGCTGAAAGCTAGACTTCTGAAAGCGAAGATTTAA
- the LOC104121152 gene encoding dihydrolipoyllysine-residue acetyltransferase component 4 of pyruvate dehydrogenase complex, chloroplastic-like isoform X1, which produces MASVVQSKSPALSFSSTISSPSSLRSSAAAAAAAAAFPRQYKLPSVQSKIREIFMPALSSTMTEGKIVSWTKSEGDVLSKGESVVVVESDKADMDVETFYGGILAAIVVNDGETAPVGAPIGLLAETEDEIAEAKIRAKGQSKLETSPAATTTSDAAAAAAPKVAPPDGQIKIVATPYAKKLAKQHKVDINKVTGTGAFGRITPEDVEKAAGITPKSIPAATAVAAPPIPAAKASPTDIPGSTLVPFTTMQIAVSKNMMESLSIPTFRVGYPVSTNALDALYEKVKPKGVTMTALLAKAAAMALAQHPVVNATCKDGKSFTYNSSINIAVAVAINGGLITPVLQDADKLDLYLLSQKWKELVDKARAKQLQPHEYNSGTFTLSNLGMFGVDRFDAILPPGQGAIMAVGASKPTVVSDSEGFFSVKNKMLVNVTADHRIIYGADLAAFLQTFSKIVENPESLTM; this is translated from the exons ATGGCGTCGGTTGTCCAATCCAAGTCGCCGGCTCTCTCATTCTCCTCCACAATCTCTTCTCCTTCTTCCCTCCGATCTTCCGCCgcggcggcggcggcggcggcggcATTCCCTCGCCAATACAAACTCCCCTCTGTCCAATCGAAGATCCGTGAGATTTTCATGCCCGCTCTCAGTTCTACCATGACCGAAGGCAAAATTGTCTCCTGGACTAAGTCCGAGGGTGACGTCCTCTCCAAAGGAGAATCTGTAGTGGTCGTCGAATCTGATAAAGCTGACATGGACGTTGAGACATTCTACGGTGGCATTCTCGCTGCTATCGTTGTCAACGACGGCGAGACCGCTCCTGTTGGCGCTCCTATTGGGCTCTTAGCTGAGACTGAAGATGAAATTGCCGAAGCCAAAATTAGAGCCAAAGGCCAATCCAAACTAGAAACCTCTCCGGCTGCTACCACTACCAGTGATGCTGCAGCTGCAGCTGCCCCCAAAGTTGCTCCTCCTGATGGACAAATTAAGATTGTCGCCACGCCTTATGCGAAGAAGTTAGCGAAGCAGCACAAAGTTGATATCAATAAAGTGACTGGGACGGGGGCATTTGGACGGATTACCCCAGAGGATGTCGAGAAGGCCGCAGGGATTACTCCTAAAAGCATTCCCGCTGCCACTGCAGTAGCTGCTCCTCCGATCCCGGCTGCAAAAGCGTCTCCAACTGACATTCCAGGGTCGACCCTTGTTCCTTTCACCACAATGCAAATTGCAGTATCAAAGAATATGATGGAGAGCCTCTCTATTCCCACATTCCGTGTTGGATATCCAGTTAGTACGAACGCCCTCGATGCGCTGTATGAAAAG GTTAAGCCAAAAGGTGTTACAATGACTGCACTGTTAGCTAAAGCTGCAGCAATGGCCCTGGCTCAACATCCTGTTGTGAACGCCACTTGTAAAGACGGAAAGAGCTTTACTTATAATAGCAGTATAAATATTGCTGTTGCTGTGGCAATTAATGGTGGATTGAtcaccccagtgcttcaggatgctgaCAAG TTGGATCTTTATCTATTGTCTCAAAAGTGGAAGGAATTGGTAGACAAGGCTAGGGCTAAGCAACTTCAGCCACACGAGTACAATTCAG GGACTTTCACGTTGTCCAACTTAGGCATGTTTGGTGTGGACAGATTTGATGCTATTCTTCCTCCTGGCCAG GGGGCTATTATGGCTGTTGGAGCATCAAAACCAACTGTTGTCTCTGACTCTGAAGGTTTCTTCTCTGTCAAAAATAAGATGCTG GTGAATGTCACGGCAGATCACCGGATTATTTATGGTGCTGACTTGGCAGCCTTCCTTCAAACGTTCTCAAAGATTGTCGAGAACCCAGAGAGCTTGACAATGTAG
- the LOC104121153 gene encoding isocitrate dehydrogenase [NADP]-like isoform X2, with translation MSISHLPSKLQPLQSTLSTQFPNYNSSFSGRRSFLYQTPLHFIPLYFHISPEFPVLNLNSLQEMAFQKIKVANPIVEMDGDEMTRVIWKLIKDKLIFPFVELDIKYFDLGLPHRDATDDKVTIESAEATLKYNVAIKCATITPDEGRMKEFNLKHMWKSPNGTIRNILNGTVFREPILCKNVPRLVPGWSKPICIGRHAFGDQYRATDTVIQGPGKLKLVFEGKDEKTEFEVYNFTGAGGVALSMYNTDESIRSFAEASMNMAYQKKWPLYLSTKNTILKKYDGRFKDIFQEVYESNWKIKFEEAGIWYEHRLIDDMVAYALKSDGGYVWACKNYDGDVQSDFLAQGFGSLGLMTSILICPDGKTIESEAAHGTVTRHYRVHQKGGETSTNSIASIFAWTRGLAHRAKLDNNAALLDFTKKLEAACIGAVENGKMTKDLALIVHGSKVARHQYVNTEEFIDAVAEELKARLLKAKI, from the exons ATGTCAATTTCGCACTTACCTTCAAAACTTCAACCTCTCCAAAGTACACTGTCTACTCAATTTCCCAACTACAATTCAAGCTTCTCTGGCCGACGAAGCTTTCTTTACCAAACTCCATTACACTTTATACCCCTTTATTTCCATATATCACCAGAATTTCCAGTTCTCAATCTCAATTCTTTACAAGAAATGGCTTTTCAAAAGATCAAAGTGGCTAATCCCATAGTTGAAATGGACG GAGATGAAATGACGCGTGTAATTTGGAAATTAATTAAGGACAAG CTCATCTTTCCCTTTGTGGAGTTGGATATAAAATACTTCGATCTTGGTCTTCCTCACCGTGATGCTACAGATGACAAGGTTACAATTGAAAGTGCTGAGGCTACTTTGAA GTATAATGTAGCAATTAAGTGCGCGACCATCACTCCAG ATGAGGGCCGTATGAAGGAGTTTAACTTGAAGCATATGTGGAAGAGCCCAAACGGGACAATCAGGAACATTCTGAATG GTACCGTGTTCAGGGAACCAATCCTTTGCAAAAACGTTCCCCGACTTGTCCCAG GTTGGTCAAAACCAATATGCATTGGAAGACATGCTTTTGGTGATCAATATCGAGCTACTGATACAGTAATTCAAGGACCTGGAAAACTAAAACTAGTATTTG AAGGGAAGGATGAAAAGACCGAGTTTGAGGTTTACAACTTCACTGGTGCTGGTGGAGTAGCTCTGTCCATGTACAACACAGATGAG TCTATTCGCTCTTTTGCTGAAGCTTCTATGAACATGGCGTACCAAAAGAAATGGCCGCTCTATCTTAGCACAAAGAATACCATCCTTAAGAAATATGATGGAAG ATTCAAGGACATATTCCAGGAAGTTTATGAGTCAAATTGGAAAATAAAGTTTGAGGAAGCTGGAATCTG GTATGAACATCGCCTCATCGATGATATGGTTGCTTATGCTTTAAAAAGTGATGGTGGTTATGTATGGGCGTGCAAAAACTATGACGGGGATGTACAAAGTGATTTCTTAGCACAAG GATTCGGATCCCTTGGATTGATGACATCGATTCTG ATATGTCCAGATGGAAAGACCATAGAGTCAGAAGCAGCCCATGGAACTGTGACACGGCACTACAGGGTTCATCAAAAAGGAGGTGAAACCAGCACGAACAGCATTGCCTCGATTTTTGCTTGGACTCGTGGACTTGCACATAG GGCAAAGTTGGACAACAATGCTGCACTCTTGGATTTCACCAAGAAACTAGAAGCAGCTTGCATTGGTGCGGTGGAGAATGGAAAAATGACCAAAGATTTAGCACTTATTGTCCACGGATCCAA GGTTGCTAGACATCAATATGTGAACACTGAAGAGTTCATCGACGCTGTGGCTGAGGAGCTGAAAGCTAGACTTCTGAAAGCGAAGATTTAA
- the LOC104121152 gene encoding dihydrolipoyllysine-residue acetyltransferase component 4 of pyruvate dehydrogenase complex, chloroplastic-like isoform X2, giving the protein MASVVQSKSPALSFSSTISSPSSLRSSAAAAAAAAAFPRQYKLPSVQSKIREIFMPALSSTMTEGKIVSWTKSEGDVLSKGESVVVVESDKADMDVETFYGGILAAIVVNDGETAPVGAPIGLLAETEDEIAEAKIRAKGQSKLETSPAATTTSDAAAAAAPKVAPPDGQIKIVATPYAKKLAKQHKVDINKVTGTGAFGRITPEDVEKAAGITPKSIPAATAVAAPPIPAAKASPTDIPGSTLVPFTTMQIAVSKNMMESLSIPTFRVGYPVSTNALDALYEKVKPKGVTMTALLAKAAAMALAQHPVVNATCKDGKSFTYNSSINIAVAVAINGGLITPVLQDADKLDLYLLSQKWKELVDKARAKQLQPHEYNSGTFTLSNLGMFGVDRFDAILPPGQVNVTADHRIIYGADLAAFLQTFSKIVENPESLTM; this is encoded by the exons ATGGCGTCGGTTGTCCAATCCAAGTCGCCGGCTCTCTCATTCTCCTCCACAATCTCTTCTCCTTCTTCCCTCCGATCTTCCGCCgcggcggcggcggcggcggcggcATTCCCTCGCCAATACAAACTCCCCTCTGTCCAATCGAAGATCCGTGAGATTTTCATGCCCGCTCTCAGTTCTACCATGACCGAAGGCAAAATTGTCTCCTGGACTAAGTCCGAGGGTGACGTCCTCTCCAAAGGAGAATCTGTAGTGGTCGTCGAATCTGATAAAGCTGACATGGACGTTGAGACATTCTACGGTGGCATTCTCGCTGCTATCGTTGTCAACGACGGCGAGACCGCTCCTGTTGGCGCTCCTATTGGGCTCTTAGCTGAGACTGAAGATGAAATTGCCGAAGCCAAAATTAGAGCCAAAGGCCAATCCAAACTAGAAACCTCTCCGGCTGCTACCACTACCAGTGATGCTGCAGCTGCAGCTGCCCCCAAAGTTGCTCCTCCTGATGGACAAATTAAGATTGTCGCCACGCCTTATGCGAAGAAGTTAGCGAAGCAGCACAAAGTTGATATCAATAAAGTGACTGGGACGGGGGCATTTGGACGGATTACCCCAGAGGATGTCGAGAAGGCCGCAGGGATTACTCCTAAAAGCATTCCCGCTGCCACTGCAGTAGCTGCTCCTCCGATCCCGGCTGCAAAAGCGTCTCCAACTGACATTCCAGGGTCGACCCTTGTTCCTTTCACCACAATGCAAATTGCAGTATCAAAGAATATGATGGAGAGCCTCTCTATTCCCACATTCCGTGTTGGATATCCAGTTAGTACGAACGCCCTCGATGCGCTGTATGAAAAG GTTAAGCCAAAAGGTGTTACAATGACTGCACTGTTAGCTAAAGCTGCAGCAATGGCCCTGGCTCAACATCCTGTTGTGAACGCCACTTGTAAAGACGGAAAGAGCTTTACTTATAATAGCAGTATAAATATTGCTGTTGCTGTGGCAATTAATGGTGGATTGAtcaccccagtgcttcaggatgctgaCAAG TTGGATCTTTATCTATTGTCTCAAAAGTGGAAGGAATTGGTAGACAAGGCTAGGGCTAAGCAACTTCAGCCACACGAGTACAATTCAG GGACTTTCACGTTGTCCAACTTAGGCATGTTTGGTGTGGACAGATTTGATGCTATTCTTCCTCCTGGCCAG GTGAATGTCACGGCAGATCACCGGATTATTTATGGTGCTGACTTGGCAGCCTTCCTTCAAACGTTCTCAAAGATTGTCGAGAACCCAGAGAGCTTGACAATGTAG